In a genomic window of Lates calcarifer isolate ASB-BC8 unplaced genomic scaffold, TLL_Latcal_v3 scaffold_24_53, whole genome shotgun sequence:
- the LOC108897771 gene encoding uncharacterized protein LOC108897771, producing the protein MTVKTFSLSLTFNPTMERRTNRRGVTEHFVGGRHLKLDDLKEAAQGLETRQYLFRENIPAYPRPEFHVSHLKHDTDLEGLLGIKRDGGFRSLGPESLLWWSLAVKPEDVTSAETRLLEETYPDRTEEQVQTQQSFLGKFTTSPAFLETSRLGSYRFTFPVEEVLEAYREQFCGGEPPVLQVFETVLYKQEVMYVVLVDRPANQQYSSLSDDPNAVCVYRDGRFIWRPEAICNEHNFELVQKPDVNQMELFPCSRHFYVWDHVAIALHVGKGKVLKFHTDQLRGNLKFCDPGEPQLSYFESFADAEEIVGNLWPEYPAQLEKQISLQEMLYPWWELLGFCR; encoded by the exons ATGACAGTGAAGACTTTCAGTTTGTCTCTAACCTTTAATCCGACCATGGAGAGACGAACAAACAGGAGAGGAGTTACTGAACATTTTGTTGGAGGTCGACACCTGAAGCTGGATGATCTGAAAGAGGCAGCTCAAGGTTTGGAAACCAGACAATACCTCTTCAGAGAAAACATCCCAGCGTACCCACGACCAGAGTTTCATGTGTCTCATCTGAAACACGACACAGACCTGGAAGGCTTACTTGGAATAAAGAGGGACGGGGGCTTCAGGAGCCTGGgaccagagtctctgctgtggTGGAGTCTGGCTGTGAAACCTGAGGATGTAACGTCCGCTGAGACCAGGCTCCTGGAGGAGACCTACCCAGACCGGACTGAGGAGCAGGTCCAGACTCAGCAGAGCTTCCTGGGGAAGTTCACCACCTCCCCAGCCTTCTTAGAGACCTCCAGACTGGGCTCATACCGCTTCACCTTCCCTGTGGAGGAGGTGCTGGAGGCGTACAGAGAGCAG TTCTGTGGTGGTGAACCACCTGTCCTGCAGGTGTTTGAGACCGTCCtgtacaaacaggaagtgatgtatGTCGTCCTGGTCGACCGACCGGCCAATCAACAGTATTCTTCACTGAGCGACGACCCGaacgctgtgtgtgtttacagagatGGACGCTTCATCTGGAGGCCTGAGGCCATCTGTAACGAACACAA TTTTGAGTTGGTCCAGAAACCTGATGTAAACCAGATGGAGCTGTTTCCGTGTTCCCGCCATTTTTACGTTTGGGATCACGTCGCCATCGCCCTGCATGTGGGCAAAGGAAAG gTGCTGAAGTTTCACACCGACCAGCTGAGAGGGAACCTCAAGTTCTGTGATCCAGGAGAGCCTCAGttatcttattttgaaagttttgCAGACGCTGAGGAGATTGTTGGAAATTTGTGGCCTGAATATCCTGCACAGCTGGAGAAGCAGATCTCGCTCCAAGAGATGTTATACccatggtgggaactgttgggtttctGTAGATAA
- the LOC108897778 gene encoding post-GPI attachment to proteins factor 2, which produces MLQVPYGGLDRDRPLIRLPFTSFAVGTVLLPLTGLVACLFISLMYNFEDATYTHCRVSNYLPSISAAISRVPERYIWRCCIGLHSAPRYLVSVAYFSFYRGRFARRLPELLLSGLALLCSLAENSGLLLLTYVSSTETYNVHKNGFVVFIGSSLLHMLITCWLWHVIRRSYVNPEEVTSYRWKVRLFLFNVSCCLAAAYFFRRHNKYCETGVYTLFALFEYLVVFSNMAFHMTAFWDFGSKEVIVATPPEDKRY; this is translated from the exons ATGCTCCAGGTGCCGTACGGCGGCCTGGACCGGGACCGGCCTCTGATCCGGCTGCCCTTCACCAGCTTCGCCGTGGGGACGGTGCTGCTCCCTCTGACCGGCCTCGTCGCCTGCCTCTTCATCTCACTCATGTACAACTTTGAAGACGCCACGTACACACACTGTCGT GTGTCAAACTACCTCCCGTCCATCAGCGCCGCCATCAGCCGCGTCCCGGAGCGCTACATCTGGCGCTGCTGCATCGGCCTGCACTCGGCGCCGCGTTACCTGGTGTCCGTCGCCTACTTCAGCTTCTACCGCGGCCGCTTCGCCAGGAGGCTGCCGGAGCTGCTGCTGAGCGGGCTGgctctcctctgcagcctcgCCGAGAACAGcggcctgctgctgctcacgTACGTGTCGTCCACCGAGACCTACA ACGTTCATAAAAACGGTTTCGTGGTGTTCATAGGGAGCTCGCTGCTGCACATGCTCATTACCTGCTGGCTGTGGCACGTCATCAGGAGGTCCTACGTGAACCCAGAG gaagTGACGTCGTATCGATGGAAGGTGCGTCTCTTCCTGTTTAACGTCAGCTGTTGTCTGGCTGCAGCGTACTTCTTCAGACGCCACAACAAGTACTGTGAAACTGGAG TCTACACCCTGTTCGCCCTCTTCGAGTACCTGGTGGTCTTCTCCAACATGGCCTTCCACATGACCGCCTTCTGGGACTTTGGCAGCAAAGAGGTGATCGTGGCGACGCCACCTGAGGACAAACGATactga
- the LOC108897787 gene encoding rho-related GTP-binding protein RhoG yields the protein MQTIKCVVVGDGAVGKTCLLISYTTGAFPKEYIPTVFDNYSSQVTVDGRIISLNLWDTAGQEEYDRLRTLSYPQTNVFIICFSISSPASYENVKHKWHPEVSHHCPGVPILLVGTKSDLRNDAEIQKKLKEQNQTPVTHQQGAALARQIHAIRYLECSALNQDGIKDVFTEAVRAFLNPQPTVSKKPCVLL from the exons atgCAGACTATAAAGTGTGTGGTTGTAGGTGACGGTGCTGTGGGGAAGACCTGCCTCCTCATCTCCTACACCACCGGAGCTTTCCCCAAAGAGTACATCCCCACGGTGTTCGACAACTACAGCAGCCAG GTGACGGTGGACGGCAGGATCATCAGTCTGAACCTGTGGGACACGGCGGGTCAGGAGGAGTACGACCGGCTGAGGACGCTGTCCTACCCCCAGACCAACGTCTTCATCATCTGCTTCTCCATCTCCAGCCCGGCCTCCTATGAGAACGTCAAACACAAGTGGCatccagag gtGTCTCACCACTGTCCCGGCGTTCCCATCCTCCTGGTCGGCACGAAGAGCGACCTCCGGAACGACGCCGAGATCCAGAAGAAGCTGAAGGAGCAGAACCAGACGCCCGTCACCCACCAGCAGGGCGCCGCCCTCGCCCGCCAGATCCACGCCATCCGCTACCTGGAGTGTTCGGCCCTCAACCAGGACGGCATAAAGGACGTGTTCACCGAGGCCGTGAGGGCCTTCCTCAACCCGCAGCCCACCGTCAGCAAGAAGCCCTGCGTCCTGCTGTAG